The following are encoded together in the Oncorhynchus kisutch isolate 150728-3 linkage group LG8, Okis_V2, whole genome shotgun sequence genome:
- the trmt61b gene encoding tRNA (adenine(58)-N(1))-methyltransferase, mitochondrial, which produces MSVGFQLGGSLFTQRLVRICVTCIGQQGYRQLLSKSRLPTCTLYTRSFGTDPKGEKGENENGSKTTDNLDPSPQTLTPMHTQGRGLFGKRRPLSPLERISRLLPQDSLAPEWLALREEENPEVEQGEPDGVVVQKDHNTSAASVTETKTHSSQGEVESAEPQVHIGHDTVRPREEKEGTVIDNTVLEPNGCPILREVTNYSQEEGYVTPMTPTLLPGEHLLTFGELLLAEYRKKGRVEFRKMFQLQDGQRLQSSWGTIGHSDIVGRHAGDFIRTIHGTPILIRRPNLEEYVLYMKRGPAIAYPKDASMMLMMMDVTEGDCVLESGSGSGAMSLFLSRAVGSKGSVMSVEIREDHHRRAVLNYNRWCSSWILRRGEEWPDNVQFHNSDLQGASLLIAGRGFHSIALDMINPQLVLPTVTPHLHPGAVCAVYLANITQVIDLLEGLRCSALPLLCERIIEVQLRDWLLAPAIQKDGRFCRRKAPPSARNQEEGENNKSDEEKEYYTSSPEPAPYGSVPYIARPHPEQASHTAFLVKLRKSQG; this is translated from the exons ATGTCTGTTGGATTTCAGTTAGGTGGGTCTCTCTTCACACAAAGACTGGTGCGGATATGTGTCACCTGCATTGGCCAGCAGGGATACAGGCAGCTCCTATCCAAAAGTCGACTCCCTACATGTACACTGTACACAAGGAGCTTTGGGACTGATCCTAAGGGGGAGAAAGGGGAAAATGAGAATGGGagcaaaacaacagacaacctTGACCCCTCACCCCAGACTCTAACCCCTATGCACACCCAGGGAAGAGGTTTGTTTGGTAAAAGGCGACCACTCTCACCCTTGGAGAGGATTAGCCGCCTTTTGCCTCAGGACTCACTAGCCCCAGAATGGTTGGcgctgagagaggaggagaacccGGAAGTGGAACAGGGGGAACCTGATGGGGTTGTGGTTCAAAAAGACCACAACACTTCAGCAGCCTCGGTGACTGAGACTAAGACCCACAGCTCACAAGGAGAAGTAGAAAGTGCAGAACCACAGGTGCACATAGGACATGACACAGTTAGACCGAGAGAAGAAAAAGAGGGTACTGTCATTGATAACACAGTACTAGAGCCAAATGGTTGCCCGATTCTCAGAGAGGTAACAAATTATTCACAAGAGGAAGGATATGTGACTCCTATGACTCCCACCCTTCTTCCCGGGGAGCATTTACTCACTTTTGGGGAACTGCTGTTGGCGGAGTACCGGAAGAAGGGCCGCGTGGAGTTTAGGAAGATGTTTCAGCTGCAGGATGGGCAACGTCTCCAGAGCAGTTGGGGCACCATCGGACACAGTGACATCGTCGGCCGCCACGCAGGAGACTTCATTCGGACCATCCACGGGACACCCATCCTTATACGGCGGCCCAACCTGGAGGAATACGTGCTTTATATGAAGAGGGGGCCGGCAATCGCCTATCCAAAG gATGCCAGTATGATGCTGATGATGATGGACGTCacagagggagactgtgtgttgGAGTCAGGCTCCGGGTCAGGGGCCATGTCGCTTTTCCTGTCCCGAGCTG TGGGCTCCAAGGGCAGTGTTATGAGTGTGGAAATCAGGGAGGACCACCACAGACGAGCCGTGCTCAACTACAACCGCTGGTGTTCCTCCTGGATCCTGCGGCGAGGAGAGGAATGGCCCGACAACGTCCAGTTTCATAACTCTGACCTGCAGGGGGCATCCTTGCTCATCGCCGGGCGAGGGTTTCACTCT attgCTCTGGATATGATAAACCCTCAATTGGTTTTGCCCACTGTGACTCCACATCTCCATCCTGGAGCAGTTTGTGCTGTCTACCTAGCCAA TATAACGCAGGTCATTGATCTACTGGAGGGCCTCCGATGCTCTGCCCTCCCCCTGCTGTGTGAACGCATCATCGAAGTGCAGCTCAGGGATTGGCTGTTGGCTCCGGCAATCCAGAAAGATGGGCGGTTCTGCCGCAGGAAAGCTCCTCCCTCAGCGAGAAACCAGGAGGAAGGGGAGAATAACAAGTCGGATGAAGAAAAAG AATACTACACAAGCAGTCCGGAACCTGCACCATATGGGAGTGTCCCTTACATTGCTCGACCTCACCCGGAGCAAGCTAGCCACACAG CATTCCTGGTGAAACTGAGGAAGAGTCAGGGGTAG